The Desulfofundulus salinus genome includes the window AACCGGGTTTTGGTTTTGAGTTCGTGGATGTTCCGGCAACCACAATAGCCCATGCCAGCCCGCAAACCTCCGATAAGCTGAAAAACAGTTTCAGACAGGGGTCCCCGGTAGGGAACGCGCCCCTCCACTCCTTCCGGAACCAGTTTGAGCTGGTGCTCCTGAAAGTAGCGGTCGCTGCTGCCTTCCTTCATCGCCCCCAGGGAACCCATTCCCCGGTAGACCTTATAGCTGCGTCCCTGATAAATTTCAATTTCCCCCGGGCTTTCTTCCGTTCCGGCAAACAGGCTGCCAATCATCACCACATCCGCCCCGGCAGCGATGGCCTTGGTAATATCCCCGGAATATTTAATCCCGCCATCGGCAATAATGGGCGTATTGTGCGCCATGGCCTCCTGGGCGCATTCATAAATGGCGGTAATTTGAGGTACTCCCGCGCCGGCCACTACCCGCGTGGTACAGATGGAACCGGGCCCGATGCCTACCTTAACCGCATCGGCGCCGGCCCGGATCAAATCCCGCGTTCCTTCTGCAGTGGCCACATTACCGGCAATCACGGCCACCTCGGGATATTTGCGTTTGATCCTGGCCACGGTTTCCAGTACTCCCTTGCTGTGGCCGTGGGCGGTATCCACCACAATGGCGTCCACACCGGCACGAACCAGGGCGTCGGCACGTTCTTCCGTATCGGCGCTGACACCCACCGCCGCTGCCACCAGAAGCCGTCCCTTTTTGTCCTTGGCCGATAAAGGATACTGGCGCGCTTTTTCAATATCCTTGATGGTTATTAGCCCCCGCAGGTTAAAATCCTCATCGACAATGGGCAATTTTTCCACTTTGTGCCGCCGTAAAATTTCTTTGGCCTGCTCCAGGGTTGTCCCCACCGGAGCCGTAACCAGGTTATCCCTGGTCATTACCTCCCCTACCGGTTTACTGAAATCCCGCTCAAACCGGAGGTCACGGTTGGTCAGGATACCTACCAGTTTACCATTGACGGTTACTGGCACCCCTGAAATGCGATAACGTTCCATTAACAATAAGGCTTCGCTGATGGGGCTTTCCGGGGACAGGAAAATGGGATCGGAAATTACCCCGTGTTCCGACCGCTTAACCCGGTCCACTTCCAGGGCCTGCCGTTCAATGGACATATTTTTGTGAATTACCCCGATCCCGCCTTCCCGGGCAATGGCAATGGCCATGCGGGATTCGGTCACCGTATCCATGGCAGCACTCATCAGGGGGATATTTAGCTTAATATCCCGGGTGAGGTAAGTGGTGGTGTCCACCTCCCCAGGCAATACCTCGGATTTTGCCGGAATGAGCAGAACATCGTCAAAGGTAAGGCCGAACTTGGCAAATTTTTCTGGGTACAGCATAAATCCCTCCTCAATTTGTTGCCTTTTTTATATTCGTCTATTATAGCACAACCCGCCCCTTCTGTGCGTGAAAGTATAGTTAAATTTTTTAACATAAAATACCAGGGTCCTGGGCTGATTAAATCTATAGACCCAGGACCTTTTTCAACAGGACTCAGTTTGCAATTCTCCCTTAAACTAACGGAATGACTGTCTATGCGGACGGGAACAATACTGGTGAGGAGGTGTTGCCGCATGCCAAATCGTCAAAACAAATTATTGGTACCGGCAGCTGACTCCCGCCTGGATGCCCTGAAATACGAGATAGCCAATGAACTGGGGTATCCGTTGCATGTTGGTGAACGCGTGGCCACTCCCCAGAACTGGAACCGCATTTTAGATCAGATGAAGTACGAAATTGCTCACGAATTGGGGCTCACTCCACACATTAAAAACGGTTACTGGGGAAACTTGAGCTCCCGGGCCTGCGGCGCCGTGGGTGGACGCATCGGCGGCAAACTCGGCGGTAATATGGTCCGGCAGATGATAATGTTCGCCGAACAGAGCCTGCTCAAGTAGTTGTTGGCCGGGGAGGTGGCCTGACCACCTCCCTATTCCTTTTCTATAATGGAACCCTGCGAGAGAACAAGCAATCGAAAACCAGGCGCTAATCCTGTCCCATAATGGAACCAATACCATATCGCTCGAAACGGTCACGCAGATGGTAAATAAGTTTTTCGGTCACTCCAAATTCAGCGGCCATTTCCGCATCGCTCTTGCCATTTTTCAACCCTTCGATGAATTCATCAAAATCTATGCCCACTTCTTCGGTCTTTGTTTTAAGGCTTGGTTCAGTACTCCATGGGACGCGGGAACGGATGTATTCCTCCATAGCCATCACTCCCGGCTGCTTATCTTCTTTTATATTGTCCCATGGGCAAAGTTTTATTATTACTATTGAATTTAAGCCACCAAAATTTTGTGGAATTTTACGCTGGTTAAGCGAACCAATCGCCGCAGTACTGTTAAATCTAACTATAAGCCGGCACGATTAAACCCGTGCCGGCACGTTTTTCCCCTAGTGGTGGTTGGGGTAAGAAATGATCTTTTTTTCCCAGGTGCGAAAGACCACCTGCTTGTCGTCCCGGAACACCATATACCTGGGCAACACGGGGGTTTTCCCCAGGCCACCCGGGGCGTTGATGATATAGGTTGGTACGGCCAGCCCGGAGGTGTAACCCCTCAGTTTTTCCATAATCTCAATTCCCTCATCCACGGAAGTAATAAAGTGCCTGGTTCCTTTGACCTCTTTGGCGTGGAAGATGTAATAGGGACGGACGCGGATGCGCAAAAGGGTTTGGTTCAGTTTTTTCATCACATGGGGATTATTGTTGACCCCTTTCAGCAATACGGCCTGGTTACCCAGAACCACACCCGCCTTAACCAGGCGATCACAGGCCTCCTTTACTTCCGGTGTGATCTCCAGGGGGTGATTGAACTGGGTGTTGATGTATATGGGCGGGTGCTTTTCCAGGATGGCACACAGCGCAGGCGTAATGCGCTGGGGCATGGTCACGATGGCTCTGGTCCCGATGCGCTTTATTTCCACGTGAGGGATGGCGTCCAGTTCGCTCAATAACCAATCCAGGCAACGATCACTTAAAAGCAGGGCATCGCCGCCGGTAATCAGAACGTCCCGGATTTCCGGATTGGCCCGGATGTAATCCAGGGCTGCCTTGAGGACTTCCCTGGGCTGATGCCGGTCTATTTCCCCGATATTGCGGCGCCGCTGGCAGTGGCGGCAATACATGGCACACTGATTGGTCACATTGATAATCAGGCGGTCGGGGTAGCGGCGAGTAATGGCCGGTGCCGGGTTGGTAAAAGCCTCGGCCATGGGATCTTCACTGCCACCACTATCGTTCAACTCGGCCTCCTGGGGCACTGACTGCAGCCAGATGGGGCCACCAGGACTGTCAACAGCCAGCAGGCTGGCGTAGTAAGGAGAAATGGCCCACCGGAAACGTTTTCCCACCTGAGCAATACTCTGCCGCTCCTCGGATGTTAAGTCCACGATCTGGCTCAACAGGTCCACATTGGTAATGCGGTGGGCCATTTGCCAGTGCCAGTCTGCCCACTGCTCTTTCCCGGCATTGAAAATAGCCAGGATTTTTTCCCGGGCTGCTTCCAGCGGTTCTGCCAGATCAAGACCGGTTAATATCTTATCTTTAACCTGCAGGTAATCGCGAATACGCTCTTTTAGCTCCCGGGCCCGTTCCAGGGAGATGCGACGTTTTTCTTCGGGATCAAATCCAGCCGGAGGCATTGGAAAAATTGCCATTTTTAACCCCTCCTTATGCAAAGTTTTGACAAACACGTAAAAAACCCCCAGGAATTTTTCCTGGGGTGGAAGACAGCAAGCAAATACCCAGCTACGACACACAGGCAGAGAAAAAAAGCTGTGTGCCAGCCCAAGCACATGTCCTCCCTTCCACGCTTACGAAGTTAGCTGACGGGTTCGGGTTGAAAGGATAACCCTACCCCCGGGAAACCTGGTACAACGCCACGCATCAAGGGCGCCTCGTTTCCAGGGGGATTCACCCCAGGAAAATGGGTCCTCCGCTTCTTTGGGTAAAGAATTAAGCGTTCAGGACATAAAATATTTAATTGTTAACTTCCTTAAATTGTATCATCTTTAGAACAAATTGTAAATAGTTTTTGAGTATAATGAGCTATTTGCGTTGTAAACATTTTTGCCCTCTGGGAGGCTAACGCCCATACCAGACATGGACGTTTTCCAAGGCATNNNNNNNNNNNNNNNNNNNNNNNNNNNNNNNNNNNNNNNNNNNNNNNNNNNNNNNNNNNNNNNNNNNNNNNNNNNNNNNNNNNNNNNNNNNNNNNNNNNNCGTGCCGGGGTAAAATATTTTTGCCACTGCCCTAAAACGGCCTATTCATCTCTACTTCCGAACATCGCAATTGGCTCGTATAATCAGCAACTGGGTTCCTTTCCGGTTAAGTGGCTTTTGTCCACCGGCCTCAAAGCGTCCCATAAACGCCGGATAATCCTTTCCCCAATACACTGGTGGGCCGGCGTTCCATCGGAACGGAACATTTCCTGATAGGGAATGGCCACGGTGAAATAATTGTCGGCATCAAGATTACCCAGCAGGTCAACCTTTGCCTTCATGTGAATACGTAGCCCGTCCTCTTCGTTTACAAAAATCATTTCAATGTGTTCAATGTGGCGAAAATCCGCCGGCGTGCCCGGACCGGAACAAAACTTAAACACCTGCTGCCGGGAGGTAGAGGTAAGGCCACAGGAGGCAAAACCCAAATGCCAGGATAAGGCTTCCCATACGGCAGTGATAGCCGGGGAAGGCTTTATGGTCAGTTCGATCATGCGGGTGACATCGGGGGCAAAGGCAATCACCACCTGTACACGCAAAAAACAACGGTGGTGATCACTGCTGATGGCCAGGTTCAGGGGCAGGTGCAAGGTGAAAGGTAATTCCATCGTTTCGCCCGGATGTACGGTTACTTCCCTGGCCAGTTCCATTTTGGCCGCGCTTTCCCTTTGCCGGCGACGTCCCTTCCCCCCATCCTCCCCCTCGTACCATTCCTCCAGTAATTCCAGCTGTATCCCCTTGATGCGCCGGGAAGTTCTTACCGCTTTCAAGAAAACTTCCCCTTGTACCGTGCCTCCCTGGACATACTCCAGGAACGGCAAACGCACGTCCAGGGAGAGATCGGGGAAAACTTTCCCTTTTAAGTTATTCCATAAACTCAACCCCCACCCTCCCTCCAATAAATTGGTCTCTTGCTAATTATTCGCTGTGGGAGCAAGTAATTCCTGCCCTTGGCAAACAGAAGTTAAGGCAAGATGTGCAATGGTTTCCACATCAAGGGGCAAACCGATACGCAAAAAATTTTCCACGCAGCGAATGGTCACATCGTCCATTATTTCCAGGGCTGTGGGAATAACCCCGACACCAATTATGGCGGTGATGGTCCAGGCCGCCTCTTCGACAGTAATGACACCGGGCTCCACTATGGCCAACATCTCAGCAGGGTCTATTTTAACAATGATGTCACCTAACCTTATCCTGCTTTTTTCTCAAACATCTTGAAATAAAAAACCTGCCGGGAAGGCAGGTTTAATTCGGTTAAGCCGTCACTCTGAATGAGCGGGTCGATTCCAGTGGCTCTACCAACGTAACCCGGGAGCC containing:
- the guaB gene encoding IMP dehydrogenase; the encoded protein is MYPEKFAKFGLTFDDVLLIPAKSEVLPGEVDTTTYLTRDIKLNIPLMSAAMDTVTESRMAIAIAREGGIGVIHKNMSIERQALEVDRVKRSEHGVISDPIFLSPESPISEALLLMERYRISGVPVTVNGKLVGILTNRDLRFERDFSKPVGEVMTRDNLVTAPVGTTLEQAKEILRRHKVEKLPIVDEDFNLRGLITIKDIEKARQYPLSAKDKKGRLLVAAAVGVSADTEERADALVRAGVDAIVVDTAHGHSKGVLETVARIKRKYPEVAVIAGNVATAEGTRDLIRAGADAVKVGIGPGSICTTRVVAGAGVPQITAIYECAQEAMAHNTPIIADGGIKYSGDITKAIAAGADVVMIGSLFAGTEESPGEIEIYQGRSYKVYRGMGSLGAMKEGSSDRYFQEHQLKLVPEGVEGRVPYRGPLSETVFQLIGGLRAGMGYCGCRNIHELKTKTRFMRITPAGLRESHPHDVVITKEAPNYSLK
- a CDS encoding alpha/beta-type small acid-soluble spore protein; this translates as MPNRQNKLLVPAADSRLDALKYEIANELGYPLHVGERVATPQNWNRILDQMKYEIAHELGLTPHIKNGYWGNLSSRACGAVGGRIGGKLGGNMVRQMIMFAEQSLLK
- a CDS encoding helix-turn-helix domain-containing protein — its product is MEEYIRSRVPWSTEPSLKTKTEEVGIDFDEFIEGLKNGKSDAEMAAEFGVTEKLIYHLRDRFERYGIGSIMGQD
- the eam gene encoding glutamate 2,3-aminomutase; its protein translation is MAIFPMPPAGFDPEEKRRISLERARELKERIRDYLQVKDKILTGLDLAEPLEAAREKILAIFNAGKEQWADWHWQMAHRITNVDLLSQIVDLTSEERQSIAQVGKRFRWAISPYYASLLAVDSPGGPIWLQSVPQEAELNDSGGSEDPMAEAFTNPAPAITRRYPDRLIINVTNQCAMYCRHCQRRRNIGEIDRHQPREVLKAALDYIRANPEIRDVLITGGDALLLSDRCLDWLLSELDAIPHVEIKRIGTRAIVTMPQRITPALCAILEKHPPIYINTQFNHPLEITPEVKEACDRLVKAGVVLGNQAVLLKGVNNNPHVMKKLNQTLLRIRVRPYYIFHAKEVKGTRHFITSVDEGIEIMEKLRGYTSGLAVPTYIINAPGGLGKTPVLPRYMVFRDDKQVVFRTWEKKIISYPNHH
- a CDS encoding sporulation protein: MSLWNNLKGKVFPDLSLDVRLPFLEYVQGGTVQGEVFLKAVRTSRRIKGIQLELLEEWYEGEDGGKGRRRQRESAAKMELAREVTVHPGETMELPFTLHLPLNLAISSDHHRCFLRVQVVIAFAPDVTRMIELTIKPSPAITAVWEALSWHLGFASCGLTSTSRQQVFKFCSGPGTPADFRHIEHIEMIFVNEEDGLRIHMKAKVDLLGNLDADNYFTVAIPYQEMFRSDGTPAHQCIGERIIRRLWDALRPVDKSHLTGKEPSC
- a CDS encoding FAD-linked oxidase C-terminal domain-containing protein, with amino-acid sequence MLAIVEPGVITVEEAAWTITAIIGVGVIPTALEIMDDVTIRCVENFLRIGLPLDVETIAHLALTSVCQGQELLAPTANN